Proteins from a single region of Phaeacidiphilus oryzae TH49:
- a CDS encoding nuclear transport factor 2 family protein yields MSAIENLLTDWSRAELAGDGKALAELLHEEFLAVGPFGFLLDRGQWAGRFENGLEYGEFGFVPDGAVRRFGDTALVVGTQTQRGSHQGRPIDGSFRVTLVIAGAGDGGPAEPAVPGTPPRLAGVHLSLRTPPEQDR; encoded by the coding sequence GTGAGCGCGATAGAGAATCTGCTGACCGACTGGAGCCGCGCGGAACTGGCCGGCGACGGGAAGGCCCTGGCCGAGCTGCTGCACGAGGAGTTCCTCGCGGTCGGCCCCTTCGGCTTCCTGCTCGACCGCGGGCAGTGGGCCGGTCGCTTCGAGAACGGGCTGGAGTACGGCGAGTTCGGTTTCGTGCCGGACGGAGCAGTGCGGCGCTTCGGCGACACCGCACTGGTGGTGGGCACGCAGACGCAGCGGGGAAGCCACCAGGGACGGCCGATCGACGGTTCGTTCCGCGTCACTCTGGTGATCGCGGGGGCCGGGGACGGCGGCCCGGCCGAGCCCGCAGTGCCGGGTACGCCTCCGCGCCTGGCGGGGGTCCACCTGAGTCTGCGCACGCCGCCGGAGCAGGACCGATGA